TCATCAACATGAACGGGGCGGAAATCCGCCTCTGGAAGGATGTGCAGGGCTTTCCCAACAAGCTTTTCCCCGGCGGGCACGTCATGGGCAGCACCGGTACCCGCGATCCCAAGTACGCCCTGCAGGACCAGCTGGACGTGATCCAGGTGGACTGGGACGGCAATATCGTCTGGAAGTTCGATCAGGCCGAATTCGTGGAAGATCCCGGCTCCGAGCCGCGCTGGGTGGCCCGCCAGCATCATGATTTCCAGCGCGAGGGCAGCCCCGTGGGCTACTACGCGCCCGGGCTCGAACCCAAAACAGCCTCGGGCAATTCTCTCATCCTGAGCCACAAGGACGTGAAATGCCCCTTCATCAGCGACAAGCCCATCCTCGATGACGTGATCTACGAGGTGAACTGGGATGGCGAGATCGTCTGGGAGTGGCTGTGCTCCGACCATGTGGAAGAGATGGGCTTCACCGAGGCGGCCCTTAATGCCATGTGCCGCGACCCCAATTTCCGGGGCGGCTCCCTGATCGAGGAAGCGCCCGGCGTGGGCGACTGGATGCACATGAACTCCATGTCCGCCCTTGGTCCCAACAAATGGTTCGACGCCGGGGACAGCCGTTTCCACCCGGACAATATCATCGTTGACGGCCGCGAGACCAACATCATCTGCATCATCGACAAGAAGACCGGCAGGATCGTGTGGCAGATCGGCCCGGACTACGACACCAGCGCGGAACTGAAAGCTCTGGGATGGATTGTGGGCCAGCACCACGCGCACATGATTCCGGCCGGACTGCCGGGAGCGGGCAACATCCTGGTTTTCGACAACGGCGGATGGGCCGGGTACGGCAATCCCAACCCCGGCGCTCCCAAGGGTGTGAAGACCGCCCAGCGCGATTATTCCCGCGTGCTGGAAATTGATCCCGTGACCCTCAAGATCGTGTGGCAGTACACCCCGCGCGAGGCCGGATTCCTGGTTCCGCTG
Above is a window of Desulfomicrobium orale DSM 12838 DNA encoding:
- a CDS encoding aryl-sulfate sulfotransferase — its product is MGHPTIYPTGVTVYNPDKAWNGFTILSAPELGALLINMNGAEIRLWKDVQGFPNKLFPGGHVMGSTGTRDPKYALQDQLDVIQVDWDGNIVWKFDQAEFVEDPGSEPRWVARQHHDFQREGSPVGYYAPGLEPKTASGNSLILSHKDVKCPFISDKPILDDVIYEVNWDGEIVWEWLCSDHVEEMGFTEAALNAMCRDPNFRGGSLIEEAPGVGDWMHMNSMSALGPNKWFDAGDSRFHPDNIIVDGRETNIICIIDKKTGRIVWQIGPDYDTSAELKALGWIVGQHHAHMIPAGLPGAGNILVFDNGGWAGYGNPNPGAPKGVKTAQRDYSRVLEIDPVTLKIVWQYTPREAGFLVPLDASRFYSPFISSAQRLPNGNTLICEGSDGRIFEVTAEHELVWEYLCPYKGKVALPMNWVYRAYRAPYDWAPQAGPQEETPIKTVDVSTFRMPGAAPLGPQSTVTVAGTKGYHGGAGHCVGTTD